The following coding sequences lie in one Peribacillus frigoritolerans genomic window:
- a CDS encoding TspO/MBR family protein has protein sequence MNYGKLAKSVLVPVVGGSLVGIFATRNSKEIYDKLKKPAFAPPSWTFPVAWTSLYTIMGIAKYRIASKEKESKSAELLYDTQLGLNFLWSFLFFKWGLRGTAFIEMAALLTLITLTAFEFYKIDRTSGLAMVPYIAWVTFALGLNFSIFRNN, from the coding sequence ATGAACTACGGAAAATTAGCTAAAAGTGTATTGGTACCTGTGGTCGGAGGCTCACTTGTGGGGATATTCGCCACAAGGAATTCAAAAGAAATTTATGACAAACTCAAGAAACCTGCTTTTGCTCCTCCTTCCTGGACTTTCCCCGTTGCCTGGACCAGCCTTTATACGATCATGGGAATAGCGAAATATCGCATAGCATCCAAAGAAAAAGAATCGAAGTCCGCTGAACTCCTCTATGATACTCAACTAGGGTTGAATTTCTTATGGTCTTTTTTATTCTTCAAATGGGGCTTGCGCGGAACAGCCTTTATAGAAATGGCTGCACTGCTGACCTTGATTACATTAACGGCATTCGAGTTTTATAAAATAGACCGTACATCCGGTTTAGCGATGGTTCCCTATATTGCATGGGTCA